One segment of Theobroma cacao cultivar B97-61/B2 chromosome 9, Criollo_cocoa_genome_V2, whole genome shotgun sequence DNA contains the following:
- the LOC18588393 gene encoding receptor-like serine/threonine-protein kinase ALE2 isoform X6 has product MLYGMGMLMPLILQLARLCIIGFPLIVQESSGHNASPSPAKFFMFPPAEGIPSAVEQRSDAPNTLSQPNGSDLHSPPALPPLMSASVPETTEGHARSFSPSNSMELPPYNTAPPPVTVEEGVPSLAPSTPAVLPPFDTAPPPMLVQVHTPSKSPTALQKKEPIMKSPPSVPDAPAPVASPSRNLPQNSPAIHPFPSITPTQNSPENSPVVHQTPFAPPLRNPAQNSPPTQSSRRSAFPPISNQRNSSSNRAPVLEPTAPVPVATPSGNSPRNQTAIHPRGPALAPSVPIPEPTAPAVASPPRKLERTTPPVHSIMPPSILPVVSPPEESPHISPTIHPNVPEGTPSQLPDPDISPVSTPPSSINWKNDGIPVASPRNEIHKPMPPLSHTPENGSSSAKSPLAPKAVRHPGNSPVSSLAPSNKGYNPPALSPSISFHKHQHKRNGRTSPAPASSYLISPPPLKQQGPVISPAFLPGRRRRHYAPAPLHSVSPSHSAVPSSAGTVSPVPSPSPMTASRQTKMPLSPPKVSPSVSPLRSPKVPPPPPVMSFPPPPPNEDCSTTICTEPYTNTPPGSPCGCVLPMQVGLRLSVALYTFFPLVSELATEIAAGVFMRQSQVRIIGANAASEQPEKTVVLIDLVPLGEKFDNTTAFLTYQRFWHKQVAIKTSFFGDYEVLYVHYLGLPPSPPLPPSDIDIMDAGPYSGNDNNARAIKPLGVDVHGKRHKNVLSGGVIAIIVLSALVAMVLCSAIAWVLLFRRTNHASQQAATTQPPQTSLAKPSGSAGSMVGSGLSSTSLSFGSSIVAYTGSAKTFSTSDIEKATNNFDASRILGEGGFGRVYSGVLEDGTKVAVKVLKRDDQQGGREFLAEVEMLSRLHHRNLVKLIGICTEERNRCLVYELIPNGSVESHLHGVDKDSAPLDWDARIKIALGAARGLAYLHEDSSPRVIHRDFKSSNILLEHDFTPKVSDFGLARTAMDEEGRHISTRVMGTFGYVAPEYAMTGHLLVKSDVYSYGVVLLELLTGRKPVDMTQPPGQENLVAWARPLLTTKEGLETIIDPSLSSDVPFDSVAKVAAIASMCVQPEVSHRPFMGEVVQALKLVSNECDEAKEVGSRCSSQDDLSIELDARVSTGSGQLADPLQSHYLIPNYDTGLDTERGLSVSDLFSSSARFGRQSSGSFRRHCSSGPLRTATGSRFWQKVQRLSRGSISEHGVMMRFWPGSH; this is encoded by the exons ATGCTTTATGGGATGGGGATGTTGATGCCACTGATTCTCCAGCTTGCCAGACTCTGCATCATTGGCTTTCCTTTAATTGTTCAGGAATCTTCAG GGCACAATGCATCCCCGTCTCCAGCAAAGTTTTTTATGTTTCCTCCTGCAGAAGGAATCCCTAGTGCTGTTGAACAAAGAAGCGATGCACCAAACACACTCTCTCAGCCAAATG GTTCAGATTTGCATTCTCCTCCAGCATTACCACCTCTTATGTCTGCCTCAGTGCCTGAAACGACTGAAGGGCATGCACGTTCCTTTTCCCCGAGTAATTCAATGGAATTGCCACCATATAATACAGCTCCGCCTCCAGTTACCGTTGAAGAAGGTGTACCATCCTTGGCACCAAGTACTCCTGCGGTGTTGCCACCATTTGATACAGCTCCTCCACCTATGCTTGTTCAAGTACACACACCATCAAAGTCACCAACTGCTCTGCAGAAAAAGGAACCAATTATGAAGTCTCCTCCCTCAGTGCCAGATGCTCCAG CTCCAGTTGCATCACCCTCAAGGAATTTGCCTCAGAATTCACCAGCTATCCACCCAT TTCCATCAATAACACCAACACAGAATTCTCCAGAAAATTCACCAGTTGTCCATCAAA CTCCATTTGCACCGCCATTGAGGAATCCAGCACAAAATTCCCCACCCACTCAATCCAGTAGGCGAAGTGCTTTCCCCCCAATTTCTAATCAAAGAAATTCATCAAGTAATAGGGCACCTGTTTTGGAGCCAACTGCTCCAG TTCCAGTCGCAACACCTTCGGGAAATTCACCACGAAATCAAACAGCCATTCACCCAAGGGGGCCTGCTTTAGCACCAAGTGTTCCTATTCCAGAGCCCACTGCTCCAG CAGTTGCATCTCCCCCAAGGAAATTAGAAAGGACCACACCACCTGTCCACTCAATCATGCCACCGTCCATTTTACCAG TTGTATCACCACCAGAAGAATCACCCCACATTTCACCAACCATCCACCCAAATGTGCCAGAAGGAACTCCATCTCAGTTACCAG ATCCTGATATCTCTCCTGTTTCAACTCCACCCTCGAGCATTAACTGGAAAAATGATGGAATACCAGTTGCGTCACCTAGGAATGAGATACACAAGCCAATGCCACCTTTGAGCCATACCCCAGAAAATG GTTCTTCCTCAGCCAAATCTCCTTTGGCACCCAAAGCTGTGAGGCACCCTGGTAATTCTCCTGTTTCATCTCTTGCTCCTTCAAATAAAGGGTATAACCCTCCTGCATTGTCACCTTCAATCTCGTTTCATAAGCATCAACATAAAAGAAATGGAAGAACCAGTCCTGCTCCTGCATCATCATACCTGATTTCACCTCCTCCTCTGAAACAGCAAG GTCCAGTTATCTCTCCAGCATTTCTTCCTGGAAGAAGGCGAAGACACTATGCTCCTGCACCTCTTCATTCTG TTTCCCCATCCCATTCTGCTGTTCCTTCGTCAGCAGGCACTGTTTCTCCTGTTCCTTCACCATCTCCAATGACTGCATCTAGGCAGACCAAAA TGCCACTTAGCCCCCCAAAAGTTTCTCCTTCTGTGTCGCCATTGAGGAGTCCCAAGGTGCCACCTCCGCCACCAGTTATGTCATTTCCACCTCCACCTCCTAATGAAG ATTGTTCAACAACTATTTGCACAGAACCTTATACAAATACACCTCCTGGATCTCCTTGTGGCTGTGTCTTGCCAATGCAAGTTGGATTACGCCTGAGTGTTGCTCTCTATACTTTCTTCCCTTTGGTTTCTGAGCTGGCAACAGAAATTGCTGCTGGAGTTTTTATGAGACAAAGTCAAGTTCGCATTATTGGAGCTAATGCTGCTAGTGAGCAACCCGAGAAGACAGTTGTCCTTATAGACTTGGTACCGCTTGGTGAAAAATTTGATAACACCACAGCCTTTTTAACTTATCAGAGATTTTGGCATAAACAAGTTGCTATAAAAACTTCATTTTTTGGGGATTATGAAGTATTATATGTGCACTATCTTG GTTTGCCTCCTTCTCCACCTTTGCCCCCTTCCGACATTGATATAATGGATGCTGGACCATATTCTGGTAATGACAACAATGCGAGGGCTATAAAGCCCCTTGGTGTTGATGTGCATGGAAAGCGGCATAAAAATGTGCTTAGTGGCGGCGTGATTGCTATAATTGTTCTGTCTGCTTTGGTGGCTATGGTGTTATGCTCTGCCATTGCATGGGTTTTGCTTTTCAGACGTACAAATCATGCTAGTCAACAAGCAGCAACTACACAGCCTCCGCAAACATCTCTTGCCAAACCATCAG GTTCTGCTGGGTCAATGGTTGGAAGCGGTCTAAGTTCCACATCACTGTCATTTGGCTCTAGCATTGTAGCTTATACAGGATCTGCAAAGACCTTCAGTACAAGTGATATAGAAAAAGCCACTAACAATTTTGATGCTTCAAGAATACTTGGGGAAGGTGGATTTGGTCGTGTTTATAGTGGTGTTCTTGAAGATGGAACTAAAGTGGCAGTCAAAGTTCTGAAGAGAGATGATCAGCAAGGTGGCAGGGAATTCTTGGCTGAGGTGGAGATGCTTAGCCGTCTTCACCACAGAAACTTGGTGAAGTTGATTGGTATATGCACAGAGGAGCGCAACCGCTGCTTGGTTTATGAACTCATTCCAAATGGCAGTGTTGAATCTCACTTGCATG GAGTTGACAAGGATTCTGCACCACTTGACTGGGATGCCCGGATAAAGATAGCCCTTGGTGCTGCTCGTGGGCTGGCTTATCTCCATGAAGATTCAAGCCCACGTGTCATCCACCGGGATTTTAAGTCAAGCAACATCTTGTTGGAGCATGATTTCACACCAAAAGTGTCTGACTTTGGTTTGGCTCGAACTGCCATGGACGAGGAAGGCAGGCACATATCAACACGTGTCATGGGAACTTTTGG GTATGTGGCTCCTGAGTATGCAATGACTGGCCATCTACTTGTGAAGAGTGATGTTTACAGCTATGGTGTAGTCCTTCTTGAGCTTCTGACGGGGAGAAAACCAGTAGATATGACACAGCCACCAGGTCAGGAGAATCTAGTTGCATGGGCTCGTCCTCTTCTCACAACCAAAGAAGGGTTAGAAACAATTATAGATCCATCGCTAAGTTCTGATGTTCCTTTTGATAGTGTGGCCAAAGTAGCAGCAATAGCTTCAATGTGTGTTCAACCTGAGGTATCACACCGACCTTTTATGGGTGAGGTTGTTCAGGCTTTAAAACTAGTAAGTAACGAATGCGATGAGGCAAAAGAAGTAGGTTCAAGATGTTCTAGTCAGGATGATTTGTCCATTGAACTGGATGCTAGGGTTAGTACTGGCTCAGGACAATTGGCTGATCCCTTGCAAAGCCATTATTTGATTCCTAACTATGACACTGGTCTTGATACTGAGAGAGGACTATCGGTGTCAGATTTGTTTAGTTCATCAGCAAGATTTGGAAGGCAATCATCTGGGTCATTTCGGAGGCACTGTAGCTCAGGTCCCCTGAGAACAGCAACGGGCAGTCGTTTCTGGCAAAAAGTGCAAAGATTGTCTAGGGGCAGCATCAGTGAACATGGTGTTATGATGAGGTTCTGGCCAGGGTCACATTGA